In Streptococcus respiraculi, one DNA window encodes the following:
- a CDS encoding aspartate ammonia-lyase, which yields MNKVRIEHDSIGTKEISLDSYYGIHSVRAAENFPITKQAIHPQLINSLAAIKQAAAITNYEAGLLEGTVKEAIVQASQDILDGLFHDQFIVDPIQGGAGTSMNMNANEVICNRALELLGNKKGEYRILHPNDHINAGQSTNDVIPTAGKIAIIQLMQQLKQTMHTLILALEDKATEFYPILKMGRTQLQDAVPIRLGQEFHAYVIAVERCNNRLDSILQELYTVNLGGTAIGTGLNADLYYFHHIVPNLSRITHLPLQQAEDLVDGTQHVDVFVMASNVVKTCAVTLSKIASDLRLLSSGPKTGFGEITLPAKQNGSSIMPGKINPVVPEVINQIAFNIIGNDVTIGLAAEAGQLELNAFEPIIFYKLIESIETLTNGIKTFTDNCICGITANAKRCNQLVTSSVGIVTALCPYIGYGQAASLVKEAMTSGKTIEELVLHHQLISQEELATILNPTHMTQPGISGKVYQSNLS from the coding sequence ATGAATAAAGTGCGTATCGAACACGATTCGATTGGAACAAAAGAAATCTCTCTTGATTCCTATTACGGAATTCATAGTGTCCGTGCAGCAGAAAATTTTCCTATTACAAAACAAGCAATCCACCCTCAGCTCATCAACAGTTTAGCTGCCATCAAACAAGCTGCTGCTATTACAAACTATGAGGCTGGACTCTTGGAAGGAACCGTTAAAGAGGCAATTGTTCAAGCAAGTCAGGACATTTTAGATGGCTTATTTCATGATCAATTTATCGTAGACCCTATTCAAGGAGGAGCGGGAACTTCCATGAATATGAATGCCAATGAGGTCATCTGCAACCGTGCACTTGAGTTATTAGGCAATAAAAAAGGAGAATATCGTATTCTCCACCCCAACGATCATATCAATGCCGGTCAATCGACCAACGATGTGATTCCTACCGCAGGAAAAATAGCCATTATCCAATTAATGCAACAACTCAAACAGACCATGCACACCCTTATTCTGGCTTTAGAAGACAAGGCGACTGAATTTTATCCTATCTTGAAAATGGGTAGGACTCAGCTACAAGATGCTGTTCCTATTCGTCTTGGTCAAGAATTTCATGCCTATGTCATTGCCGTAGAACGCTGCAACAATCGTTTGGACAGCATTCTTCAAGAATTATATACGGTCAATTTAGGAGGCACTGCAATTGGAACAGGGCTAAATGCAGATCTCTACTACTTCCACCACATTGTCCCCAACCTATCCCGCATTACGCATTTACCCCTACAGCAAGCTGAAGATTTGGTGGACGGTACTCAACATGTCGATGTCTTTGTCATGGCTTCAAATGTAGTAAAGACTTGCGCCGTAACTCTCTCTAAAATTGCAAGCGACTTACGCCTCCTTTCGTCTGGCCCCAAGACAGGATTTGGAGAAATTACCCTACCTGCTAAGCAAAATGGATCATCCATTATGCCTGGAAAAATCAATCCTGTCGTTCCAGAAGTCATCAATCAGATTGCCTTTAACATTATCGGAAACGATGTAACCATTGGACTAGCAGCAGAAGCTGGTCAACTGGAACTTAATGCCTTTGAACCCATTATTTTCTATAAATTGATTGAATCAATCGAAACATTAACAAATGGCATTAAAACCTTTACAGATAATTGTATTTGCGGAATCACAGCCAACGCCAAGCGTTGCAATCAACTTGTCACTTCAAGCGTCGGTATCGTGACAGCTCTATGCCCTTATATCGGTTATGGCCAAGCTGCTTCTCTCGTTAAAGAAGCAATGACTTCAGGAAAAACTATTGAGGAACTAGTTTTACATCATCAGCTCATCTCTCAAGAAGAACTCGCAACCATCCTAAATCCCACCCACATGACACAACCAGGCATCTCTGGAAAAGTTTATCAGTCGAATCTATCTTGA